Proteins from a genomic interval of Streptomyces fodineus:
- a CDS encoding glycosyltransferase family 2 protein gives MVKLSVIVPFYNVQQYAPDTLRSLKANAREDFEFILVDDCSRDGTPEILARAERELPGAVFVRHEQNGGLATARNTGIDRARGEYLTFLDGDDWLAPGYFPQLVAAIEELGCDFIRTDHVQCTARSRTVNRVPVGRRNVVLSPREAILPADRSTSVDYAFAWAGIYHRRLVDQGLLHFTDGLRTAEDRPWIWKLHREAESFAAVSLLGVFYRRGVASSLTQIGDVRQLDFIRAFDQVVAETAQDQDAGELLPKAVRTYCAIISHHLGSIERFEPAVAKKLKSMSAAALRRMPQDVLEEALDSMDLERATKLRRLRRRPASAGAAA, from the coding sequence GTGGTCAAGCTCTCCGTCATCGTGCCGTTCTACAACGTGCAGCAATACGCGCCCGACACGCTCAGGAGCCTGAAGGCGAACGCGCGTGAGGACTTCGAATTCATTCTCGTCGACGACTGTTCCCGCGACGGGACACCAGAGATTCTCGCGCGCGCGGAGCGCGAGCTGCCCGGGGCCGTGTTCGTGCGGCACGAGCAGAACGGGGGGCTCGCGACCGCCCGCAACACCGGCATCGACCGGGCGCGCGGCGAGTATCTGACGTTCCTGGACGGCGACGACTGGCTCGCCCCCGGCTACTTCCCGCAGCTGGTGGCGGCCATAGAGGAACTCGGCTGCGACTTCATCCGCACCGACCACGTGCAGTGCACGGCGCGCTCGCGCACGGTGAACCGGGTGCCCGTCGGCCGGCGGAACGTGGTGCTGAGCCCGCGGGAGGCGATCCTGCCCGCCGACCGGTCCACGTCCGTGGACTACGCGTTCGCGTGGGCGGGCATCTACCATCGCCGGCTGGTGGACCAGGGGCTGCTGCACTTCACCGACGGGCTGCGCACGGCCGAGGACCGGCCCTGGATCTGGAAGTTGCACCGGGAGGCGGAATCCTTCGCCGCGGTGAGTCTGCTCGGTGTGTTCTACCGGCGCGGAGTCGCTTCCTCACTGACGCAAATCGGTGATGTCCGGCAGCTCGATTTCATTCGCGCGTTCGATCAGGTCGTCGCGGAAACGGCCCAGGACCAGGACGCCGGTGAACTGCTGCCCAAGGCGGTCCGCACCTATTGCGCCATCATTTCCCATCATCTGGGATCCATTGAAAGGTTCGAGCCCGCGGTGGCGAAGAAACTGAAATCCATGAGTGCCGCGGCGCTGCGGCGCATGCCGCAGGACGTGCTGGAGGAGGCGCTGGACTCCATGGACCTCGAGCGCGCCACCAAGCTGCGCCGGCTGCGCCGCCGTCCCGCCTCCGCGGGGGCCGCCGCGTGA
- a CDS encoding amidohydrolase — protein sequence MSLESEAGLAGDVLPGALSEALHAELVAFRRDLHMHPELGNQEFRTTAAIKERLEQAGLRPRVLAKGTGLVCDIGLAEGERSALPLLALRADIDGLPIPDTKSDCPYRSTVPDRAHACGHDVHTTVVLGTGLVLADLHTKGLLPRPVRLLFQPAEEVLPGGALDAIEDGVLTGVGRILALHCDPRVDAGKIGLRHGAITSACDRLEVSLDGPGGHTARPHLTTDLVTAAARVAVDVPAVIARRVDTRAGLVLTWGRIESGHAPNVIPQHAELSGTIRCLDLEAWREAPDIVHAAIDEVATLHRAKSEITYVRGVPPVVNDRESTDLLRRAMAARRGRDSVESTEQSLGGEDFSWYLEHVPGAMARLGVRRPGERTVRDLHQGDFDADEHAITVGVEMFTAAAFLEPNGVQG from the coding sequence ATGTCCCTAGAGTCCGAGGCCGGCCTCGCGGGGGATGTGCTCCCCGGCGCGCTGAGCGAAGCCCTGCACGCCGAACTCGTCGCCTTCCGTCGCGACTTGCACATGCACCCTGAGCTGGGCAATCAGGAGTTCCGTACGACAGCCGCGATCAAGGAGCGGCTGGAGCAGGCCGGGCTTCGGCCCCGGGTGCTCGCCAAGGGAACCGGACTCGTGTGCGACATCGGTCTGGCGGAGGGGGAGCGGTCGGCCCTACCGCTGCTGGCGCTGCGTGCGGACATCGACGGCCTGCCCATCCCGGACACCAAGAGTGACTGTCCGTACCGCTCGACCGTGCCCGACCGGGCGCATGCGTGCGGTCACGACGTGCACACGACCGTCGTGCTCGGCACCGGGCTGGTCCTCGCCGACCTGCACACCAAGGGACTGCTGCCCCGGCCGGTACGGCTGCTCTTCCAGCCCGCCGAGGAGGTGCTGCCCGGCGGCGCCCTGGACGCCATCGAGGACGGGGTGCTGACCGGGGTCGGGCGGATCCTCGCCTTGCACTGCGACCCGAGGGTCGACGCCGGGAAGATCGGGCTGCGGCACGGGGCGATCACGAGCGCCTGCGACCGGCTGGAGGTGTCGCTGGACGGACCCGGCGGCCACACCGCCCGGCCGCATCTGACCACCGACCTGGTCACCGCCGCCGCCCGCGTCGCCGTGGACGTCCCCGCCGTGATCGCCCGCCGCGTCGACACCCGCGCCGGCCTCGTCCTCACCTGGGGCCGGATCGAGTCCGGCCACGCGCCGAACGTGATCCCGCAGCACGCCGAGCTGTCCGGGACCATCCGCTGTCTGGACCTGGAGGCCTGGCGGGAGGCCCCCGACATCGTGCACGCGGCCATCGACGAGGTCGCCACCCTGCACCGCGCCAAGTCCGAGATCACCTACGTACGCGGGGTGCCGCCGGTCGTCAACGACCGCGAGTCCACCGACCTGCTGCGCCGGGCGATGGCCGCACGGCGCGGCCGGGACTCCGTCGAGAGCACCGAGCAGAGCCTCGGCGGCGAGGACTTCTCCTGGTATCTGGAGCATGTGCCCGGTGCGATGGCCCGCCTCGGCGTGCGCCGGCCGGGTGAGCGCACGGTGCGTGATCTGCATCAGGGGGACTTCGACGCCGACGAGCACGCGATCACGGTCGGCGTGGAGATGTTCACGGCGGCGGCGTTTCTGGAGCCGAACGGCGTACAGGGCTGA
- a CDS encoding acyltransferase family protein yields MAASPPGLTAAPGPLIPRTAAAPVPSGGRGSRLMALDGLRLVAALMVCLYHYTGRGGTVSASWHASPAHLFPVLSRAAVYGNLGVELFFVISGFVICMSSWGRTLGDFFRSRIARLYPAYWVALVLVTGASLALPAVVHPVRLDEFLVNVTMLQQPMGATRVLGVCWTLWVEVRFYVLFALLVVLRGVSYRRVVLFSCVWTLAAVLCTSSGNQLLNQVVMPEYAPFFVGGLALYLIHRFGSDLLAWGIVAMSWLLAQSEATHGLWGPHPHRNPYVVILIVTLAFAAVAVVALGWTRWASWPWLVTAGALTYPFYLVHEHLGWFVIRVLHRALGLPAWPTLVVTVLGMLVLAWLIHRFVEKPFGPRLKRALKERKLGSRSPGLGF; encoded by the coding sequence ATGGCTGCTTCACCCCCCGGCCTCACCGCCGCCCCCGGCCCGCTGATACCCCGGACGGCTGCCGCCCCGGTGCCGTCCGGCGGGCGCGGGAGCCGCCTTATGGCCCTGGACGGCCTGCGGCTGGTGGCTGCCCTGATGGTGTGCCTCTACCACTACACCGGCCGTGGCGGCACGGTCTCCGCGTCCTGGCACGCAAGCCCGGCCCACCTCTTCCCGGTCCTGTCCCGGGCGGCCGTCTACGGCAATCTCGGCGTCGAGCTCTTCTTCGTCATCAGCGGCTTCGTGATCTGCATGAGCAGCTGGGGCCGCACCCTCGGCGACTTCTTCCGCTCCCGCATCGCGCGTCTCTACCCCGCCTACTGGGTGGCCCTGGTCCTGGTCACGGGGGCGTCCCTCGCCCTGCCCGCCGTGGTGCATCCGGTCCGTCTCGACGAGTTCCTGGTCAATGTGACGATGCTCCAGCAGCCGATGGGCGCGACCCGGGTCCTGGGCGTGTGCTGGACGCTCTGGGTCGAGGTCCGTTTCTACGTGCTGTTCGCGCTGCTCGTCGTCCTGCGCGGGGTGTCCTACCGCCGGGTGGTGCTGTTCTCGTGCGTCTGGACGCTGGCGGCCGTCCTGTGCACCTCGTCCGGCAACCAGCTGCTGAACCAGGTGGTCATGCCCGAGTACGCCCCCTTCTTCGTCGGCGGTCTGGCGCTGTACCTGATCCACCGCTTCGGCAGCGACCTGCTCGCGTGGGGCATCGTCGCGATGTCCTGGCTGCTCGCCCAGAGCGAGGCCACCCACGGCCTGTGGGGCCCCCATCCCCACCGCAACCCCTACGTCGTCATCCTGATCGTCACCCTCGCCTTCGCGGCCGTCGCCGTGGTGGCGCTGGGCTGGACCCGCTGGGCGTCCTGGCCCTGGCTGGTCACGGCCGGCGCGCTGACGTACCCCTTCTACCTGGTCCACGAGCACCTGGGCTGGTTCGTCATCCGGGTGCTGCACCGAGCCCTCGGGCTGCCCGCGTGGCCGACGCTCGTGGTGACCGTGCTCGGCATGCTGGTACTGGCCTGGCTGATCCACCGGTTCGTGGAGAAGCCGTTCGGGCCACGGCTGAAGAGGGCGCTGAAGGAGCGGAAGTTGGGCAGCCGTTCACCGGGCCTTGGGTTTTGA
- a CDS encoding N-acetylneuraminate synthase family protein: MSTNSRLRTFGSREVGPGRPVYICGEIGINHNGELENAFKLIDVAAAAGCDAVKFQKRTPEICTPRDQWDIERDTPWGRMTYIDYRHRVEFGEDEYRQIDEYCKEKGIDWFASPWDTEAVAFLEKFDVPAHKVASASLTDDELLRALRATGRAVILSTGMSSPKQIRHAVEVLGSDNILMCHATSTYPAKAEELNLRVINTLEKEYPNVPIGYSGHETGLQTTLAAVALGAAFVERHITLDRAMWGSDQAASVEPQGLERLVRDIRVIEASLGDGVKKVYDSELGPMKKLRRVTGVVAEAEIAAAAGEPVTV; encoded by the coding sequence ATGAGCACCAACTCCCGTCTGCGTACGTTCGGTTCGCGCGAGGTCGGCCCCGGCCGTCCCGTCTACATCTGCGGCGAGATCGGCATCAACCACAACGGTGAGCTGGAGAACGCCTTCAAGCTGATCGACGTGGCCGCCGCGGCCGGCTGTGACGCGGTCAAGTTCCAGAAGCGCACCCCGGAGATCTGCACCCCGCGCGACCAGTGGGACATCGAGCGCGACACCCCCTGGGGCCGGATGACCTACATCGACTACCGCCACCGCGTGGAGTTCGGTGAGGACGAGTACCGCCAGATCGACGAGTACTGCAAGGAGAAGGGGATCGACTGGTTCGCCTCCCCGTGGGACACCGAGGCCGTCGCCTTCCTGGAGAAGTTCGACGTCCCCGCCCACAAGGTGGCCTCCGCCTCCCTGACCGACGACGAGCTGCTGCGCGCCCTGCGCGCGACCGGCCGCGCGGTCATCCTCTCCACCGGCATGTCGAGCCCGAAGCAGATCCGCCACGCGGTCGAGGTCCTCGGCTCGGACAACATCCTCATGTGCCACGCCACGTCGACGTACCCGGCGAAGGCCGAGGAGCTGAACCTCCGCGTGATCAACACGCTGGAGAAGGAGTACCCGAACGTCCCGATCGGCTACTCCGGCCACGAGACGGGCCTGCAGACCACCCTCGCCGCGGTCGCGCTCGGGGCGGCCTTCGTCGAGCGTCACATCACCCTCGACCGCGCCATGTGGGGCTCCGACCAGGCCGCGTCGGTGGAGCCGCAGGGCCTGGAGCGCCTGGTCCGCGACATCCGCGTGATCGAGGCGTCCCTGGGCGACGGCGTCAAGAAGGTCTACGACTCCGAGCTGGGCCCGATGAAGAAGCTGCGCCGCGTCACCGGCGTCGTCGCCGAGGCGGAGATCGCGGCCGCGGCCGGCGAGCCGGTCACGGTCTGA
- a CDS encoding N-acylneuraminate cytidylyltransferase: MSNSEAGQGATVRRVLAVIPARGGSKGVPAKNLAPVGGIPLVARAVRECRATRLVTDVVVSTDDQAIATAAREAGAEVVLRPAAIAGDTATSEAAVLHAMDAHEALHGAAVDVVLLVQCTSPFIVREDIDGVAGAVVENGADTAVTVAPFHGFIWREADAESEGGVGVNHDKSFRPRRQDRPQDFLETGAAYAMDATGFRKHQHRFFGRTELVRTDPARVLEIDDPHDLARARALAPLFDADRPGSLPAYDDIDAVVLDFDGTQTDDRVLIDSDGREFVSVHRGDGLGIAALRRSGLKMLILSTEQNPVVAARARKLKLPVLHGIDRKDLALKQWCEEQGIAPERVLYVGNDVNDLPCFALVGWPVAVASAHDVVRGAARAVTTVPGGDGAIREIASWILGPSLDSLPK, from the coding sequence ATGTCCAACTCGGAAGCGGGACAGGGCGCGACCGTGCGCCGGGTGCTCGCGGTGATCCCCGCGCGTGGCGGCTCCAAGGGCGTGCCCGCGAAGAACCTCGCGCCCGTCGGCGGCATCCCGCTGGTGGCCCGCGCGGTGCGCGAGTGCCGGGCGACCCGGCTGGTGACCGACGTCGTCGTCTCCACCGACGACCAGGCCATCGCCACCGCCGCCCGCGAGGCCGGCGCCGAGGTCGTGCTGCGCCCGGCCGCCATCGCCGGGGACACGGCGACCTCCGAGGCCGCGGTCCTGCACGCCATGGACGCCCACGAGGCGCTGCACGGCGCGGCCGTCGACGTGGTCCTGCTCGTGCAGTGCACCAGCCCGTTCATCGTCCGCGAGGACATCGACGGGGTGGCCGGCGCCGTCGTCGAGAACGGCGCGGACACGGCGGTGACCGTGGCCCCGTTCCACGGCTTCATCTGGCGGGAGGCCGACGCCGAGTCCGAGGGCGGCGTCGGGGTCAACCACGACAAGTCCTTCCGCCCGCGCCGCCAGGACCGCCCCCAGGACTTCCTGGAGACCGGCGCCGCCTACGCGATGGACGCGACCGGCTTCCGTAAGCACCAGCACCGCTTCTTCGGCCGCACGGAGCTCGTCCGCACCGACCCCGCGCGCGTGCTGGAGATCGACGACCCGCACGACCTGGCCCGCGCCCGCGCGCTGGCCCCCCTGTTCGACGCGGACCGCCCCGGTTCGCTGCCGGCCTACGACGACATCGACGCCGTAGTCCTCGACTTCGACGGCACCCAGACCGACGACCGGGTGCTGATCGACTCCGACGGACGGGAGTTCGTCTCCGTGCACCGCGGCGACGGACTCGGCATCGCGGCCCTGCGCAGAAGCGGCCTGAAGATGCTGATCCTGTCCACGGAACAGAACCCTGTGGTCGCCGCCCGTGCCCGGAAGCTCAAGCTTCCCGTGCTGCACGGCATCGACCGCAAGGACCTCGCGCTGAAGCAGTGGTGCGAGGAGCAGGGCATCGCGCCGGAGCGCGTGCTCTACGTCGGCAACGACGTCAACGACCTGCCGTGCTTCGCCCTCGTCGGCTGGCCCGTGGCGGTCGCGAGCGCTCACGACGTCGTACGCGGCGCCGCACGCGCGGTCACCACCGTCCCCGGCGGTGACGGCGCGATCCGAGAGATCGCCAGCTGGATCCTCGGCCCCTCTCTCGATTCCCTCCCCAAGTAA
- a CDS encoding class I SAM-dependent methyltransferase: MATIQETTRPPRCLDDVPGWFPVLDQLLFDWFLNRQEATRIRGDLLEVGVYMGKSAIFTGRHRQPDEKYTVCDLFEGDAPDDANRAESTKSYSALTRRVFEENYLSFHDELPRVLQGPSSLVPSEVEPRSCRFVHIDASHLYEHVHGDIGAAHDLLLPGGIVVLDDFRSEHTPGVSIATWEAVLNRGLRPICLSTQKLYGTWGDPEPVQEELLAMVRERSDCHLSVQEAAGHRIIRLKSKGMRAAEFPPSKHAEAAREPVAEAPAPVQAPAPAPAPAPAPARSAPRRSSSRARRIAVDLLPPVVTRAIRKARAARR; encoded by the coding sequence ATGGCCACCATCCAGGAAACGACGCGACCGCCGCGATGTCTCGATGACGTCCCGGGCTGGTTCCCGGTGCTCGACCAACTGCTCTTCGACTGGTTCCTGAACCGGCAGGAAGCCACTCGGATACGGGGTGATCTGCTGGAAGTCGGGGTCTACATGGGCAAGAGCGCGATCTTCACCGGCCGGCACCGGCAGCCGGACGAGAAGTACACCGTGTGCGACCTCTTCGAGGGTGACGCCCCCGACGACGCCAACCGGGCCGAGTCGACGAAGTCGTACAGCGCGCTGACCCGGCGCGTCTTCGAGGAGAACTACCTCTCCTTCCACGACGAACTGCCCCGCGTGCTGCAGGGCCCCAGCTCGCTGGTGCCCTCCGAGGTCGAGCCGCGCTCCTGCCGGTTCGTGCACATCGACGCCTCGCACCTGTACGAGCATGTGCACGGCGACATCGGAGCCGCCCACGATCTGCTGCTCCCGGGCGGGATCGTCGTCCTGGACGACTTCCGCTCCGAGCACACCCCCGGGGTCTCGATCGCCACCTGGGAGGCCGTGCTCAACCGCGGCCTGCGCCCGATCTGTCTGAGCACCCAGAAGCTCTACGGCACCTGGGGCGACCCGGAGCCGGTCCAGGAGGAGCTGCTGGCGATGGTGCGGGAGCGGTCCGACTGCCACTTGAGCGTCCAGGAGGCCGCCGGGCACCGGATCATCCGGCTGAAGTCGAAGGGGATGCGGGCGGCGGAGTTCCCGCCCTCCAAGCACGCGGAGGCGGCCCGGGAGCCGGTCGCCGAGGCCCCGGCGCCCGTCCAGGCCCCGGCCCCGGCCCCGGCACCGGCCCCGGCACCGGCCCGGTCCGCGCCGCGCCGCAGTTCGAGTCGCGCCCGCCGGATCGCCGTCGACCTCCTCCCGCCGGTGGTGACCCGGGCGATCCGCAAGGCACGCGCGGCCAGGCGCTGA
- a CDS encoding ABC transporter ATP-binding protein, whose amino-acid sequence MRGITKRFPGVVANRDIDITVRTGTVHALCGENGAGKSTLMKILYGMQQPDEGTITVNGEQVTFHNPGDAIARGIGMVHQHFMLADNLTVLENVVLGAEKLYGIGGKARAKIKEISDAYSLNVRPDVLVEELGVADRQRVEILKVLYRGAKTLILDEPTAVLVPQEVDALFDNLRELKSEGLTVIFISHKLGEVLSVADEITVIRRGTTVGTVSPQGTTPKQLAELMVGAELPTPETAESTVTDVPMLKLEGLHLAQTDLEGIERIILDQISFTIHKGEVLGIAGVEGNGQSELVEAIMGMRHPDAGVITLDGTDISHAPTRDRREGGIGYIPEDRHRHGLLLEAPLWENRILGHVTEKPNARGRLLDIKAARADTERIVQDYDVRTPGIDVTAASLSGGNQQKLIVGREMSHDPKLLIAAHPTRGVDVGAQAAIWDYIREARREGLAVLLISADLDELIGLSDTLRVMYRGRLVADADPATITPEELGSAMTGAATGHLEHTEDDER is encoded by the coding sequence CTGCGCGGCATCACCAAGCGCTTCCCCGGCGTCGTCGCCAACCGCGACATCGACATCACGGTCCGGACGGGCACCGTCCATGCCCTGTGCGGTGAGAACGGTGCCGGCAAGTCCACCCTGATGAAGATCCTCTACGGCATGCAGCAGCCGGACGAGGGCACCATCACGGTCAATGGCGAACAGGTCACCTTCCACAACCCGGGCGACGCCATCGCCCGCGGCATCGGCATGGTGCACCAGCACTTCATGCTCGCCGACAACCTCACCGTGCTGGAGAACGTCGTCCTCGGCGCGGAGAAGCTGTACGGCATCGGAGGCAAGGCCCGAGCCAAGATCAAGGAGATCTCGGACGCCTACAGCCTGAACGTCCGTCCGGACGTGCTCGTGGAGGAGCTGGGCGTCGCCGACCGCCAGCGGGTGGAGATCCTCAAGGTCCTCTACCGCGGCGCCAAGACCCTCATCCTCGACGAGCCGACGGCCGTGCTCGTGCCGCAGGAGGTCGACGCGCTCTTCGACAACCTGCGCGAGCTGAAGTCCGAGGGCCTCACCGTCATCTTCATCTCCCACAAGCTGGGCGAGGTGCTCTCGGTCGCCGACGAGATCACCGTCATCCGGCGCGGCACCACCGTCGGCACGGTCTCGCCGCAGGGCACCACCCCCAAGCAGCTCGCCGAGCTGATGGTCGGCGCCGAGCTGCCCACCCCGGAGACCGCGGAGTCCACCGTCACGGACGTCCCGATGCTGAAGCTGGAGGGGCTGCACCTCGCGCAGACCGACCTCGAGGGCATCGAGCGGATCATCCTGGACCAGATCTCCTTCACCATCCACAAGGGCGAGGTCCTCGGCATCGCCGGTGTGGAGGGCAACGGCCAGTCCGAGCTGGTCGAGGCGATCATGGGCATGCGCCATCCGGACGCCGGTGTCATCACCCTCGACGGCACCGACATCTCCCACGCCCCGACCCGCGACCGCCGCGAGGGCGGCATCGGCTACATCCCCGAGGACCGCCACCGCCACGGCCTGCTGCTGGAAGCACCGCTGTGGGAGAACCGCATCCTCGGTCACGTCACCGAGAAGCCCAACGCACGTGGCCGGCTGCTCGACATCAAGGCCGCCCGCGCCGACACCGAGCGGATCGTGCAGGACTACGACGTCCGTACCCCCGGTATCGACGTCACCGCGGCCTCGCTGTCCGGCGGCAACCAGCAGAAGCTGATCGTCGGCCGCGAGATGAGCCACGACCCCAAGCTGCTCATCGCCGCCCACCCCACCCGCGGTGTGGACGTCGGCGCGCAGGCGGCCATCTGGGACTACATCCGCGAGGCCCGCCGCGAGGGCCTGGCCGTGCTGCTGATCTCCGCGGACCTGGACGAGCTGATCGGGCTCTCCGACACCCTGCGGGTGATGTACCGCGGCCGTCTGGTCGCCGACGCCGACCCCGCCACCATCACCCCCGAAGAGCTGGGCTCCGCCATGACGGGTGCGGCCACCGGCCACCTGGAGCACACAGAGGACGACGAGCGATGA
- a CDS encoding alpha-2,8-polysialyltransferase family protein gives MTTQIFQASTLYGTATLAAALDSGCFRPADRRILLVCNNAAAPETTPALDEAPGFEKLRDRFDEVISYNETIFPFHPGGWAPRVDDMPLWERFLRHEWQLGDEDVELAVESIQVNPSLALAQIFNGAPVTVYADGLMSYGPTRNKIDPLVGTRVDRVLHLDLVPGLKPLLLTEFDVPGEIVQTAAFTKVLAELAPSGTELPEVEEPALLLGQYLSALDILTAEQEENLHVRMLKGAAALGHTKVVFKPHPSAPARFTRSLEREAERLKVELTVLDTPVLAEVLYQRMRPALVVGCFSTALLTAKALYGLPVARIGTEALLEHLTPYENSNRVPVTIVDALLPELGNRAAVTAQRAGMDVEALGGLIRAVGFAMQPKIYPRLRTEAEGWLAKNLNAHTVRYFKRRRLTSLALPGGVPAQLAFIPRNATVRRMARKARSLRRGARGYQGPGSGAAPGR, from the coding sequence GTGACCACCCAGATCTTCCAGGCGTCGACGCTGTACGGCACGGCCACGCTCGCCGCCGCCCTGGACTCCGGCTGCTTCCGCCCGGCCGACCGGCGGATCCTGCTGGTGTGCAACAACGCGGCCGCGCCCGAGACCACGCCCGCGCTGGACGAGGCACCCGGCTTCGAGAAGCTGCGCGACCGCTTCGACGAGGTGATCTCGTACAACGAGACCATCTTCCCGTTCCACCCGGGCGGCTGGGCACCCCGCGTGGACGACATGCCGCTGTGGGAACGCTTCCTGCGCCACGAGTGGCAACTGGGCGACGAGGACGTGGAGCTGGCCGTCGAGTCGATCCAGGTCAACCCCTCCCTGGCCCTCGCGCAGATCTTCAACGGCGCTCCGGTCACGGTCTACGCCGACGGCCTGATGAGCTACGGCCCCACCCGCAACAAGATCGACCCGCTGGTCGGCACCCGCGTGGACCGGGTGCTCCACCTGGACCTGGTGCCGGGCCTGAAGCCGCTGCTGCTCACCGAGTTCGACGTGCCCGGTGAGATCGTGCAGACGGCCGCCTTCACCAAGGTGCTCGCCGAACTCGCCCCGTCCGGCACGGAGTTGCCGGAGGTCGAGGAGCCCGCGCTGCTGCTCGGCCAGTACCTCTCGGCGCTGGACATCCTCACCGCCGAGCAGGAGGAGAACCTGCATGTGCGGATGCTGAAGGGCGCGGCCGCGCTCGGGCACACCAAGGTGGTGTTCAAGCCGCACCCGTCCGCCCCGGCCCGCTTCACCCGCTCCCTGGAGCGGGAGGCGGAGCGGCTGAAGGTCGAGCTGACCGTGCTCGACACCCCGGTCCTCGCCGAGGTGCTGTACCAGCGCATGCGTCCGGCGCTGGTCGTCGGCTGCTTCTCCACCGCGCTGCTCACGGCCAAGGCGCTGTACGGCCTGCCCGTCGCCCGGATCGGCACCGAGGCGCTGCTGGAGCATCTGACGCCGTACGAGAACAGCAACCGGGTCCCGGTGACCATCGTGGACGCGCTGCTGCCCGAGCTCGGCAACCGCGCCGCGGTCACCGCGCAGCGCGCCGGCATGGACGTGGAGGCGCTCGGCGGGCTGATCCGCGCGGTGGGCTTCGCGATGCAGCCGAAGATCTACCCGCGGCTGCGCACGGAGGCCGAGGGCTGGCTCGCGAAGAACCTGAACGCACACACCGTGCGCTACTTCAAGCGCCGGCGCCTGACCTCGCTGGCGCTGCCCGGCGGGGTGCCGGCCCAGCTGGCGTTCATCCCGCGCAACGCGACGGTCCGCCGGATGGCCCGCAAGGCGCGCAGTCTGCGCCGGGGCGCACGCGGTTATCAGGGGCCGGGCAGTGGGGCCGCACCCGGCCGGTGA
- a CDS encoding BMP family lipoprotein — MRRVAKLSAACIATAALAVTATACGSTSSDNTTSSSSSGGGKSVKIGLAYDVGGRGDRSFNDSAARGADKAEKEFGGSIKELTAKTSDTEADREQRLSDLADAGYNPIVAVGFSYAPAVTKIAAKYPKTNFGIVDSVVDAKNVDSITFTEEQGSYLAGVAAALKTKKDQVGFIGGLDNPLIKKFEAGYIQGVHDTNPKVKVTSQYLGHGQDTSGFTSPDKGKEAAQGMLDNGADVIYTAAGSSGNGAIEAVHGAKGAWAIGVDSDQYNIPGLAQYKSSILTSMVKNVDVGVYDFIKSVKDGKPLTGNNVYSLAKGGVSLATSGGFIADIQPKLDAAKQKIVSGQIKVKTSTNP, encoded by the coding sequence GTGCGCCGGGTAGCCAAGCTTTCTGCTGCGTGCATCGCCACCGCAGCACTCGCCGTGACTGCCACCGCGTGTGGCAGCACGTCCTCCGACAACACCACCTCGTCCTCCTCCTCGGGCGGCGGCAAGAGTGTCAAGATCGGTCTCGCCTACGACGTCGGCGGCCGTGGTGACCGTTCCTTCAACGACTCCGCCGCGCGCGGTGCCGACAAGGCCGAGAAGGAGTTCGGCGGTTCCATCAAGGAGCTGACCGCCAAGACCTCCGACACCGAGGCCGACCGCGAGCAGCGGCTGTCCGACCTGGCGGACGCGGGCTACAACCCGATCGTCGCCGTCGGTTTCTCCTACGCTCCGGCCGTGACCAAGATCGCCGCGAAGTACCCGAAGACCAACTTCGGCATCGTCGACTCGGTCGTGGACGCCAAGAACGTCGACAGCATCACGTTCACCGAGGAGCAGGGCTCCTACCTGGCCGGTGTCGCCGCCGCGCTGAAGACCAAGAAGGACCAGGTCGGCTTCATCGGCGGTCTCGACAACCCGCTGATCAAGAAGTTCGAGGCGGGTTACATCCAGGGCGTGCACGACACCAACCCGAAGGTCAAGGTCACCAGCCAGTACCTGGGCCACGGCCAGGACACCTCCGGCTTCACCAGCCCCGACAAGGGCAAGGAGGCCGCGCAGGGCATGCTGGACAACGGCGCCGACGTGATCTACACGGCCGCCGGTTCCTCCGGCAACGGCGCGATCGAGGCCGTGCACGGCGCCAAGGGCGCCTGGGCCATCGGCGTGGACTCCGACCAGTACAACATCCCGGGTCTGGCCCAGTACAAGAGCTCGATCCTGACCTCGATGGTCAAGAACGTCGACGTCGGTGTGTACGACTTCATCAAGTCCGTCAAGGACGGCAAGCCGCTGACGGGCAACAACGTCTACTCGCTGGCCAAGGGCGGCGTCTCGCTGGCCACCAGCGGCGGCTTCATCGCCGACATCCAGCCCAAGCTGGACGCGGCGAAGCAGAAGATCGTCTCCGGCCAGATCAAGGTCAAGACCAGCACCAACCCGTGA